One Nicotiana tabacum cultivar K326 chromosome 23, ASM71507v2, whole genome shotgun sequence genomic window, agaagagctcaaaaagacaattgaatatcttaagaaagaatttgagatgaaagatcttagaAAGATAAAACTTTGTCCTGGTTTGCAAAATGAATATTTTGCAGACGAAATCTTTAGCTATCAACCaacctatacagaaagggtcttaaaacgcttttacgtGGACAAAgtgcacccattgagtacaccaatggctGTTCGCTTACTTGTAGTGAATAAGAATCCGTCCCGACCTCcaaaagaggatgaggaactccttggtcctgaaatgcCATATCTCTGTGTAGTTGGTACActtaatgtatcttgctaatgccacaagtcctgacatagtattttctgttaatttactagaaATATATAGCTTTTCTCATACACAGAGACATTGGAAtgagattaagcatatattgtgatatttaaagggaactcttgatattagtttgttttatgctaacaaaggtagtgcagatcttgttggttatgcagatgcaggttatttatttgatccccataaagctcgatctcaaaccggatACGTGTTCACATATGGAGATACTGTACATATAATGGCACTCcaaaagcaatctattgttgatACTTCTTCAATTAATGCTGAGATAATAACTATTCATGGAgtaagtagggaatgcgtatgattgagatcagtgattcattttattcgagaaaaatgtggtctGGAATGTGATagaagacccacaattttatatgaagacaatattgcatgcatagcccaattgaaaggaggatttaTAAAAGCACATGATCTTTAGAAAAACGGTGACATTagtgtgcaacaaatccgttcaagtaaaAATCAGGCAGATTTGTTCACCGAGTCTTTGCCAACTGCAACCTTCAAGAAGATGATATACAAGATTGAAATGCGagatttgaatattttaaataaGGTTTTTCATCAAGGGGAGTGAAATACGCGCTGtattctttttcccttactaaggtttttttccATAAGGtttttcttgtaaggtttttaataaggcagctagaaatgcgtattactaaatatgtgtactctttttccttcactagaattttttccactagatttttcctagtaaggttttaatgaggcacattatcttttaataagCATCCAAGGGGAAGtgttataaaaatattatattgtggatgttcatttattacaccgctatagataatcttcttaAAGAAGATTATCCgtttagtactctattgaagtttatctacaagcagctgatgcaggcaagTTGCAagtaactcaatgaaatgatttgcagcagttTCTTATTAAACAGACAGGTTGCGAGCAGCTCATGCAAACAACTTACAAGTAGCTCAAGAAAAGGCTCGCAACTGCTTCCTAAAAAgacttgcagctgcttcctgaaaagtctcgcaactgcttcctttcttctataaatagagaagtTTTCAGTtaattatgtacatcagtttgaaattgaataatatatcaatttctCTCCATATATGTCttcagtttatttactttacagtttttattttataacattgaAGAGGTTCTTTGTActtttttcaattcaaaattaTGAATATATTACAATGTGAGATAAGTTGTCTTAGCAagttgtcttttttctttttgtattggAAAGAAAGCAGATAATATAATACTTTCTCGGTCACAATTTATGTGAACATTTTTGCGTTTCGAAATTTAAATTATGTGAACTTTGATcaactttttaaaatatatattatcatATTGACACGAAAAGAATTGCAACTTATAGTACTTTTCATataatttttgaatatttaaattttatttaaaatattgaGTGATAGATCTAATCCAATTTAGCTTTGAAGATTTAGTAAATTAATTCTCGAAAATCCACTTGCAGCAAAGTATAGGAACAGAAATTAAGTAAATTAAAAATAAGATCCAAACCAAAATACTGACAAGAAGTTAATAGTTTCATTATCACTATATCATCACTACTCTTTTATTTAATAAGAGTATCTTTCAATCTCCATATAGTTTGAAAactaataagaagaaaaaaaaatctacaATTAATCATTATGATCTAGTTCCTGAATCATCAAAATATTTCCTTAAACACGAACGTAGAAGACCTAGGATCCCAATATAATCCAATCTCATCATCAACACTTAATCCTCGATCTTTATACAAATCCAAGCACACAAGTGCATAATCATCATTAGGCAACATCTCAAAATAATTATCATACTTCTTAGGGTTATTCTCTTCTGTAACATCCCATAAACTAACATTAACCTTGTGCCCTGACACTACAAGGTTAGCCATATCCAACGTCCAATATCGAAAAATATACTCGAAAACGTCAATAAAAGGCAGCACTAGCTTTCCGACGACCGCCTCGTCGTACGTGACGGTTTTCTTGATTTGCCATGGATTTTTTAAATCAAGAACTGGAGGAGGGTATATGTCTCTTATTTCTATTAGCTGACGAGTTACTACCCACGGCGTGTTGCTAGCTTTGcatgcttcttcttctgcttttGATGGGATGAAATTGTAAAAGAATGTCTTCTTCATTATAATATGGAAGTATTTGATGAATTGATTGAATTCACATACAAAGAAATTGTGGTACAACGTTGAGAGCAAAGGTGTTTAGGATTTTATAGGGATGATTTTGTATTGATTTTGGAAATTTAAGGTACTAGGGAATGTTTTCCTAGTAAAATTGGGTTTCCTATTTTTACTCTATATAGGAATATAGAATAAACAACTTATGTCGGTTTATGAAACTTGCCTTGTATTATTACCATTTTACTACCATATTAACTATATAATAAGTGATCTTTTTGGTACGACGAAGGGTAGTTTCGTAATAACATTATTTCTTATAGGTATTTTGGTACTTGTGTTTCAACCCTTTTATTTCCCATTGGTGGACTCATTCGATTTGGGCATATCTTCTTCTTCGTCATTCTTTACTCTTTTTCATTCTCAGTTCCTTCCTGGTCTCTTCACTCATCTCATCGCCTGCTTCTATTGTTGTCTTTGGGTTCTGTAATTTTTAGGTGCAAATAAACGGCCATCTGTAACTCTAGAAGTTTCTTCACTTTCTTTTATCTTCATTTTCCTCCTACCTATCTCTTTTTCTCTTCAAATTTTAGTGTCCTCTCACTTTATATCCCTTTTTGTATTTTCCATTGAGTTTTATAGTATTCTGGTGAGTATTTTGTGTTTTGTATTTTCCTTTGTCCTTTTTCATTTTAAACGTGTCCATTAATAAACAACACCCAACTTGCTCTTCTTCTCCCTTGTAATCTGAAagcatttttcttctctttctttctcttgTGGTGGGTGGTTGTCCGTTTGATTCTTAGCTTTGTGTTATTTTGTAAAGTTAGCAGCGTCTTTTCGGATTTTTTTTGATTTACAGAAGCATAACTTATAAACTCAAATATTACAGTCAAGAAAAGGGAGGGGAAGTCCTTTTCTTTGTGGGGGAAATGCATCAATCGACGAGATATATTTTCCTAAAACTTCTCCTGGCTTAAACATAACATGCATGTGGCTATTTTTTTGTGAATTTAGGTTTGTCGATGTAGCGATTTCTGTATTTATCTTTTTCGATTCTATTTAATGTGATACTGACTACCTTTTCGtttcctcttatttgagttatgctTTACTCTGCACCGCCGCATCTTATGGGGTAGGCGTCTAGAAAAGATTGGAGTAAAGGGTGCTTTCCCCTACAAATTGGCTGAAAGTGATGTCGGACTGGTGGAGGATTTTGTTGAAATCTACCACAACGGCATACGATATGTAAAAATTGTTCTTTTGCAATTCTAATTTGTGATAAGTTATGGTTGCAATGCGTTCATTGATTCCATCCATGACTAACAAAGATTAATTGCATTTGCTTATTTCTAATCTCTATTGCAGGCAGTGGCTTGCCTTCAGGAAAAATTAAAAAGCTTTTAGGAATATAAGTTCCTCCATTGCATAATTTGGAACACAGGTACTCTGGAATTATGCTCTGCCCTTGTTCAATTATGCAGCAAtttttttgtaacgacccgacatgtcgttttgagtatcacaacttcgttcccccatttactgctcaatttatgcctctcagttgatttatgacttatcgggttagttggttcgggtccggaaggatttcggagtgaaatgagatacttagtctcataattgaaaacttaagttggaaaagttgacaggatattcacttatgtgtaaacgacctcggaatttaattctgatgattccaatagctccgtatggtgattttggacttaggagcgtgtccgaaaaattatttggaggtctgtagtggaattaggcttgaaatgccgaaagttgaatttttgggaagtttgaccgggggttgactttttgatatcgaggtcggaatccgattatgaaaattggaatagcttcattatgtcatttatgacttgtgtgcaaaatttgaggtcaatcggacttgattcgataggtttcggcatcgaatgtagaagttggaaattttataagactaaagtttcaagtgagttcgcacaagacctaacttaaAATGAGTACAACTCTCACAATACaaagtgttatatggtgtattacctatcaaataaaagatctttgagtctagtttctaacgcttcaagccgttcgtcatttggacattcctacaaaaagttatgaccaaattaccaaaggctggaaaaatgcaattctgcgaccaattatgcgatcgcaaaacagttatgcaatcgcaaaactgcttctgcgaccgcaaaactggtcgcagaatggaccagaagagcccaGTTTTGGGCGCCGATTTTGCGATCAattttgcggcccgcatacccattctgcggtccattatgcgaccgcagacctgctttcggagggttaatttttctattttcataacccgaccccattttgataaataggctttggggcttattttgggcaattatctgatgattttagagagaagtgagagtgttctagagagaggaagtagatgaagtgtcttgttcatcaaattcttgtccaagccttgaaatccaacaagaaatccctcaagttcttcatcaaagaggtaaggttctaacctctaatcttcaatttcgagtttgggtaatgatggtgattaagagtatgattcttgggtgtaatagtattatttatacgtatcaataaggtttatggaaagagtattgagttcaaatgggtaaagattgggttgaaaatggtagaaatcttcaaagacttcaattgaagatttgagggtcgagttgatgtcggaatttggtgaaatttgtatggttggactcatggttggatgagcgttaatattttataacttttgtcgggttccaagacgtgggccccacggacatttttgagtgtaatttcggattcttggaaaatattagtattttgatatggaattaatttctataatttttgtgggctgaatcaaattaattgtgactagattcaagccgtttggaagttgatacgcgcagaatggaatttctggagcattttggcttgttcgaggtaagtaactcttctaatcttggagttgagggtatgaaccctgaatatatgtatttcgtgaattgttgggaggtgacacacatgctaggtgacgggcgtgtgggcgtgcactatagaaattgtgacataattgtttctgtagaattttgtagttaaatgatcttggcatttttcatgcggttttatgagttaaagaaattgagctgaaaagcatattaaaaatcatgttgaggctatgtgctagtattattgggacccacagaggtcatattattgtgaattatttattttaaattgaaaatttatactcagtcatattcatgtcattacatatcatatctcagtctctgttattatttattgatacatcatatcatcattttgggctgttctcatgacattgtgagcccatgagaaagagactagagagattgatgactgagggaggccgaaggcctgattgtgaggatatttttgggatcgtgctgcacgccgcagcaggccatgttggctttatatatattatactattgcacgtgagttggccgtgcggatccagacatttatattatggcacgtgagttgtccgtgcagcacgtgagttgtccgtgcagcacgtgagttgtccgtgcttatagcgcttgggctgtaggagctcctcATGAGTCtgacacacccccagtgagcgcagtcgactataaacaggaatcgggctgcacgccgcagcaggtattgtatagcgctgagtgattgagtgtgctgagcacagtgagagagaatgcgagacagtgagattgagtactctgagagtgtgagtacaatctctgagatacattgcattgacatacacacatgacatatatgcatagagatgtgttttgctcatgctgtacggtatcacattattcatgatttctcacacatgttgacagatgggtatagtgatgcatttgttttacaatggttatctgaaaagaaaatgagataatttatttattattgaaaggattttggaaaaatttctgttttcaaacttattcatatttttggtaactttggcgaaagatttgggttttcactgatgtacttggaaggaagaactattattgctGAAATCATGATGTGACTgggcattttatctctgagttacttatggtattatttgctttatgtcgtTATTAACTGTTGTGGATTAGTGgatttggacccgaccttggtagaagctcgtcactactttcaacctaaggctaggtttgttacttactcagtacatggagtcgattgtactgatactacacttctgcacattgcgtgcagatgttgactgCTGATGTTGCTATGCTATGGTTgcgagatttgaagatgtacctgcgttcctgttgtagctgcctcttgttcatggtagccttaaatttataaaagctctgtttatgtactattcaaacagactatgtatttatttcatttccgctttgtatactctattcttagaagctcatgatttgtactaccagttcttggggaatgtataaggttaagataattatttacttaaatttctttaataattgttattggaattggatagttgaaagttggcttacctagcgggttgggataggtgccatcacaactagttggattttgggtcgtgacatttttctTCTTTCACACTAGGAGCAAATCGTTTTTCAACAGAAGTGTACTTTAACATTTAATAAATGAGTGTAAAATTCAAGTGGTAAACACTAACAAGCACTTGGTAATTCTGATGTGTGGCATTTGAACCTTATTAATAGTCCAAAAGTTTTCACTTCTTATTGCATTTCTTTCTATAATCTTACACCTTTGTACTATAATTATAATTGCACTTTGAACTCTATAGTTGTCATTGGGTATTCATAATTTCTCATTCTTAATTGAAGCATAATGTCTACAAATACTCATTGGATGTCTAAACATATACTAAATTACAAATTGATATTGATCTTAAGTAATCAATAGCAGTTTGTTATTTCAAATTGCTATATCTTAGTATGATACTTTAGTTCCATTTCAAAAAATAGTGTAATAGTTCTGTTTATCAGATCTCATgaatttttttcttccttttttaccTTTTGCTAACAGTGGCACCCAAAATATTGATGAAGCTTTATCTCTTCAGTTTTCTCAAGGAGGTATATTACAGTGTTCAGGTACCATTTCTAGCTCCAACTTGCTACCTAAAGTAAAATTcgaaaattttcaattatgttgTGTGCATACTTTACGACAGATTAATCTTGggagttaaaagaaaaaataagttaTGCTTTAGTAATCCAAATGGAAGAGTAATGATGCATTAGCAAAATATCTGTGGATTATTGCTTGTTCTTCTCTTAAATTCTCTATTTGATGTCTGGTATTAGGATATGTTCAAGATCCTTAGTGATAAATAGAAAGATAATTGACGATCAAATCACTTAGGTAAGTGAGGAATTCTACCTTTTGGACTTCCAAGGTATTGGATCCCCGTATGTAAAATCTAGATTGTTTATTTCGTTACTCATATGTTCTTTCGTTATCTTTTGATACGTAAATCTACAGATGCTGGAGTTAAGCAAGTCAATCCGGCAATTAGATTCTATTCCTAGGGTATGACGAATTTGAATCCGTCTTTAAGGCTTGTGCTGAGTTTAGTCAAGAATTATTCAGAGAAGATACGTGAACCTCTTTTTTGAGTGCAAAAAGTTACTTACTGTCGTATTTTCTCACTCCTGAAAAGGTAAGACTAAAAATCTTGGTATTCAGTTATTAATGATGCATAAGCTTTTCAGTTTTCGATCTTCTTTTACGGTAAATAGAGTCAATTACTGGTTGTGGTTGTTTTTTTCCATAAAACTTTTCAGAGTGAAGCTTTTCATATAAAATATGTGTCGTTACACAAGTAATTAGGTTTATGATAAATGGTTGGTTAAAAAATGTTTGCATTTGTTCCCTTTATCTCCCGTGGATGGATCTTGTGGCTTATGATGAATGGTTGTTTTGGATTGGTTGTTCATGTTTGAAGAAAAGTTTGACCTATTGAAAAGTATTAACAAAAGTTTAACTAGAAAGAGTTATTTTTATAGTGTTAAATTTAAGGATGATTCTTACCTTTTCCATGTTAACATCTTTACATGTACCAACAATCTTTTGAAGCGTTACACTGCCTCAAACCTCATGTTTGAATATTACTTTGCATCAATAAAGTGGTAACTTATATGGGAGAAACAAAAGCATAgtttaatttgaagaaaaacacaTAATTACAATCATACAGATtcatattttctttccttaaatgcaCAGATTTAGAGTGATTGGATATGTGCAGTATCTTGACTTCGAAAAATTGAAAGTTATGCTTGAtgaaatacttggttaaattgagATATGTACCTTTTATGTGTTAGCTATACAGTAAGCGTTCAACTAACACCATCAATTATTTTTGTATGACTCGATACTCTGCGTAATAACATAATTATGTTTTTTACCTTCAGATGTTGTAATTGGTTGCAAGTTGTGCGTCTAGACTACCTCTTTTGTGTCTAAActttttgcttctttttctgCGAGGAGTATACATTTCTTATCCGAATTTTGAAGGTAAAACATTCTCCATCATTCTTCAATAAATTTCTCAGAAATTGACTGATCTTTTGAGATTTGTTCATTTTTCACATATACCATGCGTTCAGGAAATAGTTTGAGAAGTACCTATATCTCAAAGAATGCGACCGTCTTTGCCGTCTCAGTTATTATGTTGAAACACCTTTTAAAAGGTCTAATTGACACAACAAGTCGGGCATATATGTGCACGGGCGCCACCTATCTAGTCATATTATAAGTTAATACAGAGTAAAAGAACAAAGCTGTTGGAAATCGAAGAAGAGAACTAACAACTTCAAGAATTTGGTACTAATTAGTATTTTAATGAGGTTCTTATATTAATTAGTTGGTTCTATTAAGTCAGGTAAATGTTTGAATCACCTACGCACGGTAAGGGCATATATGAGATGACCTATTAACGATAGCCATATCTGCCCAATTTCGCAAAGTTGAAGGGACTATCTGCCCCCTTTTCTGTTTAATTTATAAGATAGGATCTAAGCCAAACTCCCTGTTATCTTAAGGTGGCTTTTTGTTAAAAAATATAAGTAAAAAGTCATTTTTGCTCCATTGTGGGTGTAATTTCTCTCAACTATAATATTTATTCCATCTCCCTATTTCCTAATAGTTAAGTTTACTGGTGAAGTAAGATGAGAACTGAGTGTTTATTCAATACTGGAGATTTATTTTTATCTCAATGATGCATCTCTTTTTGGTAAAAATTTATCTGACATTCGATATTTACACCAAATCATACTACTTTCATTAGTTCATATAATTAAGTGATAAATTAAGGGTAATATATATGATTTGAttgatgtaaataaatttttaccctctttctttttcttcttcatcgtTGCCCGTCCGCGATTCCTCTCTCTCCTTCCTCCCCTCAGAAATATAAGGGGGGAAAAAAGGGATTCCGAGGAATTGAAGATGTTAACTTGTACTATGTTCCTTTTTCATGTACTTGCCTTTCTTTTCATCAACAGCTATAACTATACCAAACCCCTCAGGTTTGAAGCTGGATTCTTCTAAAAAGGTTAAACTAGAGGGGGGAAAaaaagggggggagggggggtgagaatattactacaacaacaacaacccagtatagtctcactagtggggtctggagagggtagtgtgtacgcagaccttacccctaccatgaggtagagaggctgtttccaatagacccttggcatccttccctccaagaattcTCCACCTTGCTCTCGGGGATTAGTAAATTTCAAATGAAACGGataaaatgtccaaatatacTTTTGTACTATCTGATATTGCTTAATATTTTTGTCCTTCGTTACACTTTGGGTTCATTTATATCTCACAGTTACAAATTACtggatatttttctttattattaacaGAGTTCCCGCGTGAACTGTAAACGTGTGAACGTACATAAGCAAATTTGACCATTTTGATTAAAAATATACTTCCGTATCATCTAGGCTTGTGGAAAGATACATGTAAACGTGTGAAGTACTTAAATGCAAAGCTTACCACCAAAGTATATGGTGCGGATGGGGCTGCTCCTCCCATAATTAGATATTTCGATTTCGAGCTTTGAGTATAAAAAAATCCTTGCTAGGgaatcagaggcggatccagaatttgaagGTTGCGGGTGCCACTATACATACATAATATACCTACCACTAGCCACAAAGACCGAATAGGAAGGATAGATCGATTCAGTTAGTTTTTGGTTAATTCAATTAGGTCTTTTATTCACAAATAGGCAAATAAGTTTGATTTTAGTTCAATTTTTTAATGCTTGATTTAATTATATTTAGaataaaattaatatatatatatatatatatatatatatatatatatatatatatatatatatatatgaaagcaTGCCTCCAAATATAAAAATTTCTTAATTACTATATATTCTTTGTTTGATTTGATTAATTGGTCATCGTTCTTGGGTTAGTTTTCTCAATTTAATTGTCGAgttatatgaaaaatattttcaaagcaAAAGTTTCAATTTTCATTCTATGAG contains:
- the LOC142177070 gene encoding B3 domain-containing protein At5g26805-like; the protein is MKKTFFYNFIPSKAEEEACKASNTPWVVTRQLIEIRDIYPPPVLDLKNPWQIKKTVTYDEAVVGKLVLPFIDVFEYIFRYWTLDMANLVVSGHKVNVSLWDVTEENNPKKYDNYFEMLPNDDYALVCLDLYKDRGLSVDDEIGLYWDPRSSTFVFKEIF